From one Eptesicus fuscus isolate TK198812 chromosome 21, DD_ASM_mEF_20220401, whole genome shotgun sequence genomic stretch:
- the KCNJ14 gene encoding ATP-sensitive inward rectifier potassium channel 14, whose protein sequence is MGLAKALRRLSGSLEPGDSRAGDEEAGPGLCRNGWAPAPSPAGRRRGRFVKKDGHCNVRFVNLGGQGARYLSDLFTTCVDVRWRWMCLLFSCSFLASWLLFGLAFWLIASLHGDLAAPPPPAPCFSHVASFLAAFLFALETQTSIGYGVRSVTEECPAAVAAVVLQCIAGCVLDAFVVGAVMAKMAKPKKRNETLIFSENAVVALRDRRLCLMWRVGNLRRSHLVEAHVRAQLLQPRVTPEGEYIPLDHQDVDVGFDGGTDRIFLVSPITIVHEIDSSSPLYELGRAELARADFELVVILEGMVEATAMTTQCRSSYLPGELLWGHRFEPVLFQRGSQYEVDYRHFHRTYEVPGTPVCSAKELDERAERDSHSPKSSFPDSLTAFCYENELALSCCQEEEETKEGDESEAEEGAASPRVLTPTLSLTLPL, encoded by the exons ATGGGCCTGGCCAAGGCCCTGCGCCGCCTGAGCGGCAGCCTAGAACCGGGGGACAGCAGGGCGGGCGATGaggaggccgggccggggctgTGCCGCAACGGGTGGGCGCCGGCGCCGTCGCCGGCGGGGCGGCGCCGCGGGCGCTTCGTCAAGAAGGACGGCCACTGCAACGTGCGCTTCGTGAACCTGGGCGGCCAGGGCGCGCGCTACCTGAGCGACCTGTTCACCACGTGCGTGGACGTGCGCTGGCGCTGGATGTGCCTGCTCTTCTCCTGCTCCTTCCTCGCCTCCTGGCTGCTCTTCGGCCTGGCCTTCTGGCTCATCGCCTCGCTGCACGGCGACCtggccgcgccgccgccgcccgcgccctgCTTCTCCCACGTGGCCAGCTTCCTGGCCGCCTTCCTCTTCGCGCTGGAGACGCAGACGTCCATCGGCTACGGCGTGCGCAGCGTCACGGAGGAGTGCCCGGCCGCCGTGGCCGCCGTGGTGCTGCAGTGCATCGCCGGCTGCGTGCTCGACGCCTTCGTCGTGGGCGCCGTCATGGCCAAGATGGCCAAGCCCAAGAAGCGCAACGAGACGCTCATCTTCAGCGAGAACGCCGTGGTGGCGCTGCGCGACCGCCGCCTCTGCCTCATGTGGCGCGTGGGGAACCTGCGCCGCAGCCACCTGGTCGAGGCCCACGTGCGGGCCCAGCTGTTGCAG CCTCGGGTGACCCCCGAAGGTGAGTACATCCCGCTGGACCACCAGGACGTGGACGTGGGCTTCGATGGCGGCACTGATCGCATCTTCCTGGTGTCCCCCATCACCATCGTGCACGAGATCGACTCCTCCAGTCCTCTCTATGAGCTGGGGCGCGCAGAGCTGGCCCGGGCCGACTTTGAGCTAGTGGTCATCCTTGAGGGCATGGTGGAGGCCACGGCCATGACCACGCAGTGTCGCTCTTCCTACCTCCCTGGTGAGCTGCTCTGGGGCCATCGTTTTGAGCCGGTCCTCTTCCAGCGTGGCTCCCAGTATGAGGTGGACTATCGCCACTTCCACCGCACTTATGAGGTCCCAGGGACCCCCGTCTGCAGCGCCAAGGAGCTGGATGAGCGGGCAGAGCGGGATTCCCACAGCCCCAAGTCCAGCTTCCCGGACTCTCTGACTGCATTTTGTTATGAGAACGAACTTGCCCTGAGTTGCtgccaggaggaagaggaaaccaAGGAGGGAGATGAATCGGAGGCAGAAGAGGGGGCTGCCAGCCCCCGAGTACTCACACCAACCCTGTCTCTGACCCTGCCCCTATGA
- the CYTH2 gene encoding cytohesin-2 isoform X2 — MEDGVYEPPDLTPEERMELENIRRRKQELLVEIQRLREELSEAMSEVEGLEANEGSKTLQRNRKMAMGRKKFNMDPKKGIQFLVENELLQNTPEEIARFLYKGEGLNKTAIGDYLGEREELNLAVLHAFVDLHEFTDLNLVQALRQFLWSFRLPGEAQKIDRMMEAFAQRYCLCNPGVFQSTDTCYVLSFAVIMLNTSLHNPNVRDKPGLERFVAMNRGINEGGDLPEELLRNLYDSIRNEPFKIPEDDGNDLTHTFFNPDREGWLLKLGGRVKTWKRRWFILTDNCLYYFEYTTDKEPRGIIPLENLSIREVDDPRKPNCFELYIPNNKGQLIKACKTEADGRVVEGNHMVYRISAPTQEEKEEWIKSIQAAVSVDPFYEMLAARKKRISVKKKQEQP; from the exons ATGGAGGACGGTGTCTATG AGCCCCCAGACCTGACTCCGGAGGAGCGGATGGAGCTGGAAAACATCCGGCGGCGGAAGCAGGAGCTGCTGGTGGAGATCCAGCGCCTGCGCGAGGAGCTCAGCGAAGCCATGAGCGAGGTGGAGGGTCTGGAGGCCAATGAGGGCAG TAAGACCTTGCAGCGGAACCGGAAGATGGCAATGGGCAGGAAGAAGTTCAACATGGACCCCAAGAAG GGGATCCAGTTCTTGGTGGAGAACGAACTTCTGCAGAACACACCTGAGGAGATCGCCCGCTTCCTGTACAAGGGCGAGGGCCTGAACAAGACGGCCATCGGGGACTACCTGGGGGAGAG GGAAGAGCTGAACCTGGCCGTGCTGCACGCCTTTGTGGATCTGCATGAGTTCACTGACCTCAATCTGGTGCAGGCGCTCAG GCAGTTTCTGTGGAGCTTCCGCCTCCCTGGAGAGGCCCAGAAGATTGACCGGATGATGGAAGCCTTTGCCCAGCGATACTGCCTGTGTAACCCCGGGGTTTTCCAGTCCACAG ACACCTGCTACGTGCTGTCCTTCGCCGTGATCATGCTGAACACCAGCCTGCACAACCCCAACGTCCGGGACAAGCCGGGCCTGGAGCGCTTTGTGGCCATGAACCGGGGCATCAACGAGGGCGGGGACCTGCCTGAGGAGCTGCTCAGG AACCTCTACGACAGCATTCGAAACGAGCCCTTCAAGATCCCGGAGGATGACGGGAATGATCTGACCCACACCTTCTTCAACCCGGACCGGGAGGGCTGGCTCCTTAAGCTGG GGGGCCGGGTGAAGACGTGGAAGCGGCGCTGGTTTATCCTCACCGACAACTGCCTCTACTACTTTGAGTACACCACG GACAAGGAGCCCCGAGGAATCATCCCCCTGGAGAACCTGAGCATCCGGGAGGTGGACGACCCCCGGAAACCA AACTGCTTTGAGCTTTATATCCCCAACAACAAGGGGCAGCTCATCAAAGCCTGCAAAACGGAGGCAGATGGCCGCGTGGTTGAGGGGAACCACATGGTGTACCGGATCTCGGCCCCCActcaggaggagaaggaggagtggATCAAGTCCATCCA GGCAGCTGTGAGCGTGGACCCCTTCTACGAGATGCTGGCCGCCAGGAAGAAGCGGATTTCTGTCAAGAAGAAGCAGGAGCAGCCCTGA
- the CYTH2 gene encoding cytohesin-2 isoform X1, producing the protein MGPGVRTPRPPATSLRMEVENQGLSPFPKPPDLTPEERMELENIRRRKQELLVEIQRLREELSEAMSEVEGLEANEGSKTLQRNRKMAMGRKKFNMDPKKGIQFLVENELLQNTPEEIARFLYKGEGLNKTAIGDYLGEREELNLAVLHAFVDLHEFTDLNLVQALRQFLWSFRLPGEAQKIDRMMEAFAQRYCLCNPGVFQSTDTCYVLSFAVIMLNTSLHNPNVRDKPGLERFVAMNRGINEGGDLPEELLRNLYDSIRNEPFKIPEDDGNDLTHTFFNPDREGWLLKLGGRVKTWKRRWFILTDNCLYYFEYTTDKEPRGIIPLENLSIREVDDPRKPNCFELYIPNNKGQLIKACKTEADGRVVEGNHMVYRISAPTQEEKEEWIKSIQAAVSVDPFYEMLAARKKRISVKKKQEQP; encoded by the exons ATGGGCCCCGGAGTCCGCACACCCAGGCCCCCGGCTACATCGCTGAGAATGGAAGTAGAAAACCAAGGCCTCAGCCCCTTTCCAA AGCCCCCAGACCTGACTCCGGAGGAGCGGATGGAGCTGGAAAACATCCGGCGGCGGAAGCAGGAGCTGCTGGTGGAGATCCAGCGCCTGCGCGAGGAGCTCAGCGAAGCCATGAGCGAGGTGGAGGGTCTGGAGGCCAATGAGGGCAG TAAGACCTTGCAGCGGAACCGGAAGATGGCAATGGGCAGGAAGAAGTTCAACATGGACCCCAAGAAG GGGATCCAGTTCTTGGTGGAGAACGAACTTCTGCAGAACACACCTGAGGAGATCGCCCGCTTCCTGTACAAGGGCGAGGGCCTGAACAAGACGGCCATCGGGGACTACCTGGGGGAGAG GGAAGAGCTGAACCTGGCCGTGCTGCACGCCTTTGTGGATCTGCATGAGTTCACTGACCTCAATCTGGTGCAGGCGCTCAG GCAGTTTCTGTGGAGCTTCCGCCTCCCTGGAGAGGCCCAGAAGATTGACCGGATGATGGAAGCCTTTGCCCAGCGATACTGCCTGTGTAACCCCGGGGTTTTCCAGTCCACAG ACACCTGCTACGTGCTGTCCTTCGCCGTGATCATGCTGAACACCAGCCTGCACAACCCCAACGTCCGGGACAAGCCGGGCCTGGAGCGCTTTGTGGCCATGAACCGGGGCATCAACGAGGGCGGGGACCTGCCTGAGGAGCTGCTCAGG AACCTCTACGACAGCATTCGAAACGAGCCCTTCAAGATCCCGGAGGATGACGGGAATGATCTGACCCACACCTTCTTCAACCCGGACCGGGAGGGCTGGCTCCTTAAGCTGG GGGGCCGGGTGAAGACGTGGAAGCGGCGCTGGTTTATCCTCACCGACAACTGCCTCTACTACTTTGAGTACACCACG GACAAGGAGCCCCGAGGAATCATCCCCCTGGAGAACCTGAGCATCCGGGAGGTGGACGACCCCCGGAAACCA AACTGCTTTGAGCTTTATATCCCCAACAACAAGGGGCAGCTCATCAAAGCCTGCAAAACGGAGGCAGATGGCCGCGTGGTTGAGGGGAACCACATGGTGTACCGGATCTCGGCCCCCActcaggaggagaaggaggagtggATCAAGTCCATCCA GGCAGCTGTGAGCGTGGACCCCTTCTACGAGATGCTGGCCGCCAGGAAGAAGCGGATTTCTGTCAAGAAGAAGCAGGAGCAGCCCTGA
- the CYTH2 gene encoding cytohesin-2 isoform X3 encodes MELENIRRRKQELLVEIQRLREELSEAMSEVEGLEANEGSKTLQRNRKMAMGRKKFNMDPKKGIQFLVENELLQNTPEEIARFLYKGEGLNKTAIGDYLGEREELNLAVLHAFVDLHEFTDLNLVQALRQFLWSFRLPGEAQKIDRMMEAFAQRYCLCNPGVFQSTDTCYVLSFAVIMLNTSLHNPNVRDKPGLERFVAMNRGINEGGDLPEELLRNLYDSIRNEPFKIPEDDGNDLTHTFFNPDREGWLLKLGGGRVKTWKRRWFILTDNCLYYFEYTTDKEPRGIIPLENLSIREVDDPRKPNCFELYIPNNKGQLIKACKTEADGRVVEGNHMVYRISAPTQEEKEEWIKSIQAAVSVDPFYEMLAARKKRISVKKKQEQP; translated from the exons ATGGAGCTGGAAAACATCCGGCGGCGGAAGCAGGAGCTGCTGGTGGAGATCCAGCGCCTGCGCGAGGAGCTCAGCGAAGCCATGAGCGAGGTGGAGGGTCTGGAGGCCAATGAGGGCAG TAAGACCTTGCAGCGGAACCGGAAGATGGCAATGGGCAGGAAGAAGTTCAACATGGACCCCAAGAAG GGGATCCAGTTCTTGGTGGAGAACGAACTTCTGCAGAACACACCTGAGGAGATCGCCCGCTTCCTGTACAAGGGCGAGGGCCTGAACAAGACGGCCATCGGGGACTACCTGGGGGAGAG GGAAGAGCTGAACCTGGCCGTGCTGCACGCCTTTGTGGATCTGCATGAGTTCACTGACCTCAATCTGGTGCAGGCGCTCAG GCAGTTTCTGTGGAGCTTCCGCCTCCCTGGAGAGGCCCAGAAGATTGACCGGATGATGGAAGCCTTTGCCCAGCGATACTGCCTGTGTAACCCCGGGGTTTTCCAGTCCACAG ACACCTGCTACGTGCTGTCCTTCGCCGTGATCATGCTGAACACCAGCCTGCACAACCCCAACGTCCGGGACAAGCCGGGCCTGGAGCGCTTTGTGGCCATGAACCGGGGCATCAACGAGGGCGGGGACCTGCCTGAGGAGCTGCTCAGG AACCTCTACGACAGCATTCGAAACGAGCCCTTCAAGATCCCGGAGGATGACGGGAATGATCTGACCCACACCTTCTTCAACCCGGACCGGGAGGGCTGGCTCCTTAAGCTGGG AGGGGGCCGGGTGAAGACGTGGAAGCGGCGCTGGTTTATCCTCACCGACAACTGCCTCTACTACTTTGAGTACACCACG GACAAGGAGCCCCGAGGAATCATCCCCCTGGAGAACCTGAGCATCCGGGAGGTGGACGACCCCCGGAAACCA AACTGCTTTGAGCTTTATATCCCCAACAACAAGGGGCAGCTCATCAAAGCCTGCAAAACGGAGGCAGATGGCCGCGTGGTTGAGGGGAACCACATGGTGTACCGGATCTCGGCCCCCActcaggaggagaaggaggagtggATCAAGTCCATCCA GGCAGCTGTGAGCGTGGACCCCTTCTACGAGATGCTGGCCGCCAGGAAGAAGCGGATTTCTGTCAAGAAGAAGCAGGAGCAGCCCTGA